A region of Clostridium acetobutylicum ATCC 824 DNA encodes the following proteins:
- a CDS encoding MDR family MFS transporter: MKIIENYKGLPKSIYFLFLVQVINRLGDFVFPFLSLLLTQKLKFSMATTGTIVMIASVVGVPASFIGGKIADKSSRKLTYILGQSFAAIVILICGFINIPNLTVALLIASSFFNGFVRPTISAMVADLLPASKRQMGSSLLYLGINFGVAVGPIIAGFLFNNYLSLLFIIDALTSFIAVIIVLILIPDTKAVKHVGEDRIEEKEEKGNLLQILLKRPFVICFFGVDMIYSLAYRQCSFSMPIMMNKVFGYSGSSKYGFLMSVNALTVVALTIFVMHVTKRFRTLTNMAFSGLFYAVGFGMISIIGNSYLLFIISTVIWTMGEILGATNFGVYLANNSPRNCRARFGAVGELISSIGGAIGIFGAGKLIESYGINMIWRVIFIIVLLGAGLMLTLQYFQTKRVEQKIAHEI, encoded by the coding sequence ATGAAAATAATAGAAAACTACAAGGGGCTGCCTAAGAGTATATATTTTTTATTTTTGGTGCAGGTTATCAATAGGTTGGGGGACTTTGTATTTCCCTTTCTATCACTGCTTTTAACACAGAAGCTAAAATTCTCAATGGCTACTACAGGAACTATTGTGATGATTGCTTCAGTAGTAGGAGTTCCAGCCTCCTTTATAGGAGGAAAGATAGCAGATAAGTCAAGTAGGAAGCTAACCTATATATTAGGACAAAGCTTTGCGGCAATTGTTATATTAATCTGTGGATTTATTAATATTCCTAATTTGACGGTTGCACTTTTAATAGCTTCATCATTTTTTAATGGCTTTGTAAGACCTACCATATCAGCAATGGTTGCAGATTTACTTCCAGCTTCAAAAAGACAAATGGGATCATCTCTTTTATATTTAGGAATAAATTTTGGAGTTGCAGTAGGTCCAATAATAGCAGGATTTTTGTTTAACAATTATCTCTCACTTTTATTTATAATAGATGCTTTAACATCTTTTATAGCAGTAATTATTGTTTTAATACTAATTCCAGACACAAAAGCAGTAAAGCATGTAGGGGAAGATAGAATTGAGGAGAAAGAGGAGAAGGGAAATCTTCTTCAAATACTTTTAAAAAGACCATTTGTAATATGTTTCTTTGGTGTAGATATGATATACAGCTTAGCCTATAGACAATGTTCATTTTCAATGCCAATTATGATGAATAAAGTGTTTGGCTATAGTGGGTCATCAAAATATGGATTTTTGATGAGTGTAAATGCTTTAACAGTAGTTGCACTTACTATATTTGTTATGCATGTAACTAAACGCTTTAGAACCCTCACAAATATGGCATTTTCAGGACTATTTTATGCTGTGGGCTTTGGAATGATAAGTATAATAGGAAACAGCTATTTACTATTTATAATTTCTACAGTGATATGGACTATGGGGGAAATATTAGGAGCAACTAATTTTGGAGTTTATTTGGCAAATAACAGTCCTAGAAACTGTAGAGCTAGATTTGGTGCGGTTGGAGAGCTAATATCCTCAATAGGGGGAGCAATTGGAATATTTGGTGCTGGTAAGCTGATAGAGAGTTACGGAATCAATATGATTTGGAGGGTGATTTTTATAATAGTGCTTTTAGGCGCTGGACTTATGCTTACACTTCAATATTTTCAGACAAAACGTGTAGAACAAAAGATAGCACATGAGATATAG
- a CDS encoding GNAT family N-acetyltransferase encodes MEFKRASKSDINNIMNIIKQSQEYFKQKGIDQWQNNYPNFEVIKEDIEKEDSFILLKDSRIVATAVISFSGDKNYDNIYEGKWLSYSSFAVIHRIAVDSNCKGEGLASVIIKEAEKLCLNKDVHSIKVDTHKNNLSMQKLLKKNGFKYCGIIYLEDKSERLAFEKLL; translated from the coding sequence ATGGAATTTAAAAGAGCTAGTAAGTCAGATATAAACAATATAATGAATATTATAAAACAATCACAAGAATATTTTAAGCAAAAAGGAATAGATCAATGGCAAAACAATTATCCTAATTTTGAAGTTATAAAAGAGGATATAGAAAAAGAGGATTCATTTATTTTATTAAAGGATAGCAGAATTGTTGCTACAGCAGTGATTTCGTTTAGTGGGGACAAGAATTATGATAATATTTATGAAGGTAAATGGCTTAGTTACAGCAGTTTTGCAGTTATACATAGGATAGCTGTTGATTCTAATTGTAAAGGAGAAGGACTAGCATCTGTAATCATTAAAGAGGCTGAAAAGTTATGCTTAAATAAAGACGTTCATAGTATTAAAGTGGACACACATAAGAATAATTTATCAATGCAAAAGCTTCTTAAGAAGAACGGTTTTAAATACTGCGGAATAATTTATTTAGAAGATAAGAGTGAAAGATTGGCATTTGAAAAATTAC
- a CDS encoding ECF transporter S component, protein MIKKIYGSRLQTRQITMVGLLFAVTIVLGATGLGFLPIPPFKTTIMHIPVIIGGIVGGPIVGAITGLLFGIFSIIQAINTPLPTSFIFMNPVVSVLPRVLIGIVSYYVYKIIKKKSEKAGVVTGIIAGSFTNTLGVLAMIYLLYIDAYAKALHISYSTAVKSLLLLVANGVLSAAMALVISVPIILIVKKIRR, encoded by the coding sequence TTGATTAAAAAAATTTATGGAAGCAGACTTCAAACTAGACAAATAACTATGGTTGGGTTATTGTTTGCAGTTACTATTGTTTTGGGAGCCACAGGGCTTGGCTTTTTACCTATACCACCATTTAAAACTACAATAATGCACATACCTGTTATAATAGGAGGAATAGTAGGAGGACCTATAGTAGGAGCTATTACTGGACTTTTATTTGGAATTTTTAGTATTATACAAGCTATAAATACACCACTTCCCACATCCTTTATATTTATGAATCCAGTTGTTTCGGTACTACCAAGGGTTTTAATAGGGATTGTTTCTTACTATGTTTATAAAATAATAAAAAAGAAATCAGAAAAAGCTGGTGTAGTTACAGGAATTATTGCAGGTTCATTTACAAATACACTCGGCGTGCTGGCGATGATTTATTTATTATACATAGACGCTTATGCAAAAGCTCTTCATATAAGTTATTCAACGGCAGTAAAATCATTATTGCTCCTTGTGGCAAATGGAGTTTTATCTGCAGCTATGGCACTTGTTATTTCAGTCCCAATTATATTAATAGTTAAGAAAATAAGAAGATAG
- a CDS encoding ABC transporter ATP-binding protein, with protein sequence MNKNILLNFFYRNKFKYIIGLIFVFLSSYIQTLFPKVLGNTIDILKKNNFSMISVKKNILYIVLIAFFTFLLTYIWRNLIIGTGRTLECYLREKLFNKFQELSPEFYNNEKVGNLIAYAINDISAVRITFGPSIAMTVNGLTVCLSSIYSMIFSISLKLTLLCLAPIPFIVIIMIKISRLIRARFTTVQESFGNISDRVNENINGIRVIKSYVEEEKEVENFEKLNDAMAIANLRMVRVSSTLSPIIELCFSLSFCANLIIGGNMVLKGTVSLGDFVAFNTYLAMIMAPVMSIGRILVIFQRGMASLKRLNKIFSTKKDILDGEKSINIPLKGNIEIRNLSFKYKDTDIKTLKNINLSIKKGELIGIIGKTGSGKSTLVNLLLKLYNVENGSIAFDGRDINDYTLACIRNNIGYVPQDNFLFSSTIKDNIKFFKDVYDDAAVEKAAKISCIYDTILKFKDGFNTVLGERGINLSGGQKQRVSIARAVIKDPPILILDDALSAVDTITETNIIENLKLFRNEKTSIIIAHRLSAVKNADKIIVLNKGEIAEIGSHKELLAKGGIYYDIYKEQYEDKK encoded by the coding sequence ATGAATAAAAACATACTTTTAAACTTTTTTTACAGAAATAAATTTAAATACATTATAGGGTTAATTTTTGTCTTTCTATCCTCCTACATTCAGACACTATTTCCAAAGGTTTTAGGAAATACAATTGATATACTAAAAAAAAATAATTTCAGTATGATATCTGTAAAAAAGAATATTTTGTACATAGTTTTAATAGCCTTTTTTACATTTTTACTTACATATATTTGGAGAAACTTAATAATAGGTACCGGAAGAACACTTGAATGCTACTTAAGAGAGAAATTATTTAATAAATTCCAAGAACTTTCTCCTGAATTTTATAATAATGAAAAAGTAGGAAACTTAATAGCTTATGCTATAAACGATATCTCAGCAGTTAGAATAACCTTTGGTCCCTCTATAGCCATGACTGTAAATGGCTTAACTGTTTGCCTATCCTCCATTTATTCTATGATATTTTCAATAAGCCTAAAACTTACTTTGCTTTGTCTTGCACCGATTCCATTCATTGTAATAATTATGATTAAAATTAGTAGATTAATTCGTGCACGCTTTACCACAGTACAAGAAAGCTTTGGAAACATATCTGACAGAGTTAACGAAAATATAAACGGCATTAGAGTTATAAAATCCTATGTTGAAGAAGAAAAAGAAGTAGAAAACTTTGAAAAACTAAATGATGCTATGGCTATAGCAAACTTAAGAATGGTAAGGGTATCATCAACTCTTTCACCTATAATTGAACTTTGCTTTTCTTTAAGTTTTTGTGCAAATTTGATAATAGGTGGAAATATGGTTCTTAAAGGTACCGTTTCCCTAGGTGATTTTGTTGCCTTTAACACTTATCTTGCAATGATAATGGCACCAGTAATGTCTATTGGGCGTATTCTTGTAATATTTCAAAGAGGAATGGCTTCTCTTAAAAGGTTAAATAAAATCTTTAGTACTAAAAAAGATATACTCGATGGTGAAAAATCAATAAATATACCACTTAAAGGAAATATAGAGATAAGAAATTTGAGCTTTAAATACAAAGACACTGATATCAAAACTCTAAAAAACATCAATTTATCAATAAAAAAAGGTGAACTAATTGGTATAATTGGAAAAACAGGTTCCGGAAAAAGTACCTTGGTAAACTTACTTTTGAAGCTTTATAATGTAGAAAACGGCAGTATTGCTTTTGATGGTCGAGACATAAATGATTACACCCTAGCATGTATAAGAAATAACATAGGATACGTACCTCAGGATAACTTTCTATTTTCTTCTACAATTAAGGATAATATAAAATTTTTTAAAGATGTGTATGACGATGCAGCAGTAGAAAAAGCAGCAAAAATAAGTTGTATATACGATACTATTTTAAAATTCAAGGATGGTTTTAACACAGTTCTTGGAGAGAGGGGGATAAATCTTTCTGGTGGTCAAAAACAAAGAGTATCTATAGCTCGTGCAGTTATAAAAGATCCTCCAATATTAATACTTGATGATGCCTTATCTGCTGTTGACACCATAACCGAAACAAATATTATAGAAAATCTAAAGTTATTTAGAAATGAAAAAACATCAATAATTATTGCCCATAGGCTTTCTGCTGTAAAAAATGCAGATAAGATAATTGTACTCAATAAAGGTGAAATAGCCGAAATAGGCTCTCATAAAGAGCTTTTAGCAAAGGGGGGAATATACTATGACATATATAAAGAACA
- a CDS encoding jacalin-like lectin translates to MEEDFAYHNDLIKYVTSPYLTETSGNVPFGDGLNFISKYPFYDTDRVTWNKRYGTITDGSDQLTPKGFMYSQYEFEPGVYVDIYTLHADAGDDEGSYEARRDNIEQLAAYINENSKGNAVIVMGDTNTRYTRQQDNIKQALVDACNLKDAWVKLDRNGVYPSTGEPLMDETNRNSANFEVVDKILFRGSKSLTLDALSYRLEDTKFVDKSGKQLSDHYPIIAQFNYTKTNDIALSESFGGKGGIGFNYIDNIPNSRISKLTMRSQNRLDALSVEYADGTELSSGGTGGDENSITLKEGEYITKASICKGQKSGTNTDRIFHAKFETNKGQVLEGGTKTNDSEVFTVPEGWYIAGFFGRSQDEVDKLGVIYKKIP, encoded by the coding sequence GTGGAGGAGGATTTTGCTTATCATAATGATTTAATAAAATATGTAACTTCACCTTATCTTACTGAAACCTCGGGAAATGTTCCTTTTGGAGATGGCCTTAATTTTATTTCAAAGTATCCTTTCTATGATACTGATAGAGTAACTTGGAATAAAAGATATGGTACTATAACTGATGGAAGCGATCAGCTTACACCTAAGGGCTTTATGTATTCACAATATGAATTTGAGCCAGGAGTTTATGTTGATATATATACTCTTCATGCAGATGCAGGTGATGATGAAGGGAGCTATGAAGCTAGAAGAGATAACATTGAGCAACTAGCAGCCTATATAAATGAAAACTCTAAGGGCAATGCCGTAATAGTTATGGGTGATACAAATACAAGATATACAAGGCAGCAGGATAATATAAAACAGGCTTTAGTTGATGCGTGTAATTTAAAGGATGCATGGGTGAAGCTTGATAGAAATGGAGTATATCCAAGCACTGGAGAACCACTTATGGATGAGACAAATAGAAATAGTGCTAATTTTGAGGTTGTTGATAAAATACTTTTCAGAGGAAGTAAATCACTAACTTTAGATGCACTTTCGTATAGACTTGAAGATACAAAATTTGTGGACAAAAGTGGCAAGCAGTTATCTGATCATTATCCAATAATAGCTCAGTTTAATTATACAAAAACTAATGATATAGCCTTAAGTGAAAGCTTTGGAGGAAAAGGGGGTATTGGCTTTAATTATATTGATAATATACCCAATAGCAGGATTTCTAAATTAACTATGAGATCTCAAAATAGATTAGATGCTTTATCTGTGGAATATGCTGATGGAACGGAACTATCAAGTGGAGGAACAGGTGGAGATGAAAACTCAATTACACTTAAAGAGGGAGAATATATAACAAAGGCATCCATATGTAAGGGACAAAAGAGTGGTACAAACACAGATAGGATATTCCATGCAAAATTTGAAACAAATAAAGGACAAGTATTAGAAGGAGGGACTAAAACAAATGACTCTGAAGTATTCACCGTACCAGAAGGATGGTATATAGCAGGATTTTTTGGAAGATCTCAGGACGAGGTGGATAAGCTAGGAGTAATTTATAAAAAAATACCGTAA